The DNA window CAAGCGCGGCTACCGCTTCATCGGCCTGGACGAAGCGCTGCGCGACCCCCCCTACGAACGCGCCGACGCCTATTTCGGCCCGGCCGGCCCGAGTTGGCTGCACCGCTGGGCGATCGGCGAACGCAAACCGGCAGCATTCTTCGCCGGCGAACCGCGGACACCGGACTGGGTGCTGAACCTGGCCGGGGTGGAGTCGGAATAGCCCGGCGCGTGCGCGGGAACGCGCTGCCCCCCTGATGCCGGGCCTGCATCCCCCGAGGGCCAAGGTCGAGAAAGGTCCGTGCGCTCTGCCGGCCTTCCCCGCCGCCGTCACCCCCGCTCCAACGCCGTGCGCAGCACCGGCAGCGTCGTCACGTCGTCCACGCCCTTCAGCGCCGCGACCCGTTCGCGCAGGTCCGCCAGTTCGCCGGGGCCGACGGTCTCCACCAACACCATCAGATCGATCTCGCCGGCGACGCTGTGGATCGAACGCACCTGCGCCAGTTCGACCAAGGGCGGCACGACGTCGTCGCAGCTGAAACCCTCGCCATAGCGCAGCAGCAACCAGGCCCGCAACGGATCGCCGCCGCTGCCCAGGCGCACCGTGTACTGGGCGATCACCCCGGCCGACTCCAATCGCTGCATGCGTTCTTGCACCGAACTGCGCGCCAGCCCCACCGCTTTGGCCAAGGCCACGGTCGACAGGCGGGCGTTGTCCTGCAACAGGGCGATCAGTTTGCGGTCGGTATCGTCGAGGATCTTCATGGTCGCAACGCAGGGCGCCGTCGCAAGTCGCGCCGGCCGGCCCGGCATTTTGCCGGGTTGAGACCGGCCTGTGGGAGCGCCCACAGTGGCCTCCCGTCCGCGCCACGCCCCAGCCCATGGAGACTCGCCCCATGTCCGACCTCGCTCATGCCGCCCTGATTCCGATCGACGTGCAACGCGGCTTCGACTACGCGCCGTGGGGACGCCGCAACAATCCGGCGATGGAAGCCAACGGCCGGCGCCTGCTCGCCGCCTGGCGCGAAACCGCTCGGCCGCTGATCCACGTCCGCCACGACTCGATCCTGCCCGATTCCACCCTGCACCCCTCGCATCCGGGCAACGGATTCCGCGACGGCTTCGAGCCGCGTGCGGGCGAGCCGTTGGTGACCAAGTCGGTCAACGCCGCCTTCATCGGCACCG is part of the Lysobacter firmicutimachus genome and encodes:
- a CDS encoding Lrp/AsnC family transcriptional regulator, giving the protein MKILDDTDRKLIALLQDNARLSTVALAKAVGLARSSVQERMQRLESAGVIAQYTVRLGSGGDPLRAWLLLRYGEGFSCDDVVPPLVELAQVRSIHSVAGEIDLMVLVETVGPGELADLRERVAALKGVDDVTTLPVLRTALERG
- a CDS encoding cysteine hydrolase family protein, with protein sequence MSDLAHAALIPIDVQRGFDYAPWGRRNNPAMEANGRRLLAAWRETARPLIHVRHDSILPDSTLHPSHPGNGFRDGFEPRAGEPLVTKSVNAAFIGTDLDLRLRRLGVDTVVLFGVSTDMCVSTTARVAANLGYRVLLVGDACFCFDLVDADGRTVDADTVSRAHLATLHAEFAEVLDTETLLSRLRSD